In Choristoneura fumiferana chromosome 21, NRCan_CFum_1, whole genome shotgun sequence, a single genomic region encodes these proteins:
- the LOC141439927 gene encoding omega-amidase NIT2 isoform X2: MLKRGLKIALVQLPVGADKTKNVAAAVKEIQLAKERGAQLVALPECFNSPYGTKFFEQYAEEVPSGETSRALSRAAAECGVCVVGGTVPERCGGRLYNTCTVWDASGKLLAQHRKVHLFDIDIPGKMTFKESEVLSAGDQVTTFEYCGVKIGVGICYDLRFYEMAHVMANKGCSLLIYPGAFNMTTGPKHWELLGRARATDQQLWVALVSPARDAAAGYVAWGHSTLLDPWGAVVDQLDEKPGTLLADIDLETVAEVRSQIPIRSQRRTDIYDTITKDK; encoded by the exons GGTTGAAGATAGCTCTGGTACAGCTTCCGGTGGGGGCAGACAAGACCAAAAATGTGGCTGCGGCGGTGAAGGAGATCCAATTGGCCAAGGAACGGGGGGCGCAGCTCGTGGCCCTACCTGAGTGCTTCAACTCGCCATATGGCACTA AGTTTTTCGAGCAGTACGCCGAAGAGGTCCCGTCTGGGGAGACGTCGCGCGCGCTGTCCCGCGCCGCGGCCGAGTGCGGCGTGTGCGTTGTGGGTGGGACTGTCCCCGAGCGCTGCGGGGGGCGTCTCTACAACACCTGCACCGTCTGGGACGCCAGCGGGAAGCTGCTAGCTCAGCACAGGAAG GTGCATCTCTTTGACATCGACATCCCTGGCAAGATGACGTTCAAGGAGTCCGAAGTGCTGTCAGCTGGAGATCAGGTCACGACCTTCGAGTACTGCGGCGTGAAGATCGGCGTCGGCATTTGCTACGATCTGCGGTTCTATGAAATGGCGCATGTCATGGCTAACAAAG GCTGTTCCCTCCTCATCTACCCGGGCGCGTTCAACATGACGACGGGCCCCAAGCACTGGGAGCTGCTggggcgcgcgcgcgccaccGACCAGCAGCTGTGGGTGGCGCTGGTCAGCCCCGCGAGGGACGCCGCCGCCGGGTACGTGGCCTGGGGACACTCCACGCTCCTCGACCCTTGGGGCGCCGTGGTGGACCAGCTGGACGAGAAGCCTGGCACGCTGCTCGCTGATATAG ATTTAGAAACGGTGGCGGAAGTGCGCAGTCAAATACCAATCAGAAGCCAAAGAAGAACTGACATATACGATACGATAACCAAAGATAAATAA
- the Daao2 gene encoding LOW QUALITY PROTEIN: D-amino acid oxidase 2 (The sequence of the model RefSeq protein was modified relative to this genomic sequence to represent the inferred CDS: inserted 1 base in 1 codon), with product MVKVGVIGAGVNGIACAIKIKEKYPKFHVVVIGEQLSPDTTGDGSGGLWYPYLCQNTPEDLFKKWGVETYNFLQAGWKDGGFSVCMIPVYALYREPTCTETPKWADSVIGFQMLGKKQLECLSRLYSVKYVAGHTFTTXVVHTVSLMTYLNARFARAGGIVKRRSVTSLKDPALAAFDVIVNCSGLGARELVPDDSVYPVRGQVMRVEAPWLNQVLLDQTSGHYIIPNSETCVLGGTAQANDFSTEIRPEDAEHILNGCSTMIPTLRGAKIVKQWTGLRPARREVRLEAEERDGRLVIHNYGHGGSGVTLFWGCASDVLDLLRKKINPLDTTAKSKL from the exons ATGGTTAAAGTGGGAGTTATAGGGGCGGGAGTTAATGGCATAGCTTGTGCCATAAAGATTAAGGAGAAATATCCCAAGTTTCAC GTGGTGGTAATAGGCGAGCAGCTGAGCCCCGATACCACAGGCGACGGCTCGGGAGGCCTGTGGTACCCCTATCTGTGCCAGAACACACCTGAAGACCTATTCAA GAAATGGGGCGTTGAGACCTACAACTTCCTTCAAGCTGGATGGAAGGACGGTGGCTTCAGCGTGTGCATGATCCCAGTGTACGCGCTGTACAGAGAACCAACCTGCACTGAAACTCCCAAGTGGGCAGACTCTGTGATCGGCTTCCAAATGCTCGGGAAAAAGCAGCTGGAGTGTCTGAGCCGGTTGTACTCTGTGAAATATGT TGCCGGCCACACATTCACCA TAGTAGTCCACACAGTATCCTTGATGACGTATCTTAACGCCCGCTTCGCGCGCGCAGGGGGCATTGTGAAGCGACGCAGCGTGACGTCACTCAAGGACCCTGCGCTTGCGGCGTTCGACGTGATCGTCAATTGTTCGGGGCTGGGCGCGCGGGAGCTCGTGCCAGATGACAGCGTGTATCCTGTCAGAGGACAGGTTATGAGGGTAG AGGCTCCTTGGCTGAATCAAGTACTCCTGGACCAAACCAGCGGCCATTACATCATACCCAA CTCGGAAACTTGTGTGCTAGGCGGGACGGCGCAAGCAAATGACTTTAGCACGGAAATACGCCCCGAAGACGCCGAGCACATTCTAAACGGATGCTCCACTATGATCCCGACGTTGAGG GGCGCCAAGATAGTGAAGCAGTGGACAGGGCTCCGGCCTGCTAGACGAGAGGTCCGGTTAGAGGcggaagaaagagatggaagacTGGTCATACACAACTATGGACACG gtgGAAGTGGTGTGACACTGTTCTGGGGCTGCGCAAGCGACGTGTTGGATCTGCTGCGGAAGAAAATAAACCCACTTGATACGACTGCAAAGTCGAAACTTTAA